From the genome of Corallococcus macrosporus DSM 14697:
CCACCCGGGAACTGGAACTGCGCGTCCATGGCCACCCCGTGGCCCATGCCGGTGAGCTCCCACGTCTCCACCAGCGCGTTGCCCGCGCCGTCCCGGTACACCTTGTGCGGGAAGTTGGACACCGTCTCCACCGTGTCCGGCGTCTGGTCGATGCCATGGACGTTCGTCCACTGCTCCATCGCCTCGGTGAGGTTCATCACGTTCACCGTGTAGTCACTGGTGCCGTGCCAGATGGAGACGCGCGGACGCGGACCCGCGTAGCCCGGGTACGCGCCGCGCACCAGGTCTCCCCACGCGGCCGGCGCGCGATTCACGCCGGGGCTCATGCAATTGAAGCCCGCGGTCATCGACTCGGCGCACCGGTACGGGCCGCCGGAGTGGATGGCGCCCGCGGAGAAGACGTCCGGATACGCGGCCAGCAGCGCCGGCACCATGTACGCACCGGCGGAGAAGCCCGCCACGTACACGCGCGACGGGTCGACGGAGTACGTGGCCTTCATCGTGTCCACCATCTGCTTGATGGACAGCGCCTCGCCCCGGTCCCGGGCGATGTCGCCGGGCTCGAACCAGTTGAAGCAACTGGTCATGTTGTTGCCGCTCTGCTGCTGCGGATAGACGGCGTAGAACTTGTAGACGTCCGCCGCCGCGGACCAGCCGCTGCCCTCCATGCTCGCGGCCCGCTGCGTACAGCCGTGCAGCACCACCACCAGCGGCGCGTTGGCCGGCATGCCGGACGGCACGTGGCGGAACATCTGCAGGTTGCCGGGGTTGCTGCCAAAGCCCGTCACCTGCGTGAGCAGGCGCTGTGGCTGCTCCGCCACCTCGGCCCCGGGCTCCGGCGCCTCCGAAACCGGACCGCCACAGCCCACGAGGCCCGCATACAGCCACGCGGCGAGGGGCACTCCGGCGGACCGCGACCACGGCCAGGAACGGCTGCAACGCTGCTTGAGCATGGTGTCTCCCCGGCCGCCATGGGGGGAGCTGGGCGGCCGCGGGGCGAAACCTGACTCTCCAGACAGTCACTGATTCAAGGCGCGTTGCGTCGCGTCGCGCTGAAACATGAACCAGCATTCACATCACGCACCGCGTCGTGTGGATGGTGAAACATGAGTCACCCCTCAGCGCACGCGGAGCGCCGGGGGCCCAGGGCCACCGGCGTCCTCACGGCGGGGCTCAGCGCGCGGCGCGCTCGGCGGCCAGGCGCTCCGCCACGTCCAGCACCCGGGCCTCCACGCACACGTTGTCCAGGTGGTTGGCCTCCACCAGGCCGGTGGGGCTCGTCACGTTGACCTCGGTGAGATAGGTGCCCAGCACGTCGATGCCCACCAGCCGCAGCCCGCGCTTGACGAGCTCCGGCTTCAGGCGCTCGCAAATCTCCACGTCCCGGGGGGTGAGCACGGCCTTCTGGGGCACGCCGCCGGCGGCCATGTTGCCGCGGTGGTCGTCGTCGGACGGGACGCGCAGCACGCCGCCCACCGGCTCGCCGTCCACCAGGAGGATGCGCTTGTCGCCCTGGCGGCTCTCCGGGATGTACGCCTGCGCCATGACGGCCTCGCGGCCGCCCCGGGTGAGCATGTCCACCGCGGAGCGCGCGTTCCGGTCCGTGGCGGACAGGAAGAGGATGCCCTTGCCCGCGAAGCCATCCACCGGCTTGAGGATGGTGCCCGCCGCGTTGCGCGCGATGAAGTCCAGCAGCACCGGCAGCTCGCTGGTGACGCGCGTGTCTGGCATCAGGTCCGGGTAGCGCAGGGAGAAGAGCTTCTCGTTCGCGTCGCGGATGCCCGCCGGCTCGTTGATGAAGACGGGCGGCGGCCGCGTGCCGCACAGCTCCACGAGCTGCGTGGCGTGCAGGAACTCCGCGTCCACCGGCGGGTCCTTGCGCATGAAGAGCACGTCCAGCGCGGACACCGGGAGCGGGGCCTCGTCGAGGACGTCGAAGTGCCGCCCCGCCTCACGGCGCACGGTGACGTGGCGCATGCGCGCCTCCGCGCAGGTGCCGTTGAAGCGCAACCAGCCCTGCTCGAAGTAGCGCACCTGGTGGCCGCGCTGCTGCGCTTCGAGCATCAGCGCGAACGTGGAGTCGTGGTCCACCCGCACCGACTCGAGCGGGTCCATCAGGAAGCCAATGGTCAGAGAGGCCATGCAGTCCGGAGTGTTGGAAGAGGGGCGCGAAGATAACCAAGTGGCCTGGAACGTGCCCCTCAATCCCGGCGCCGGGCCTCAGCGCTCGGGGATTTCCCCCAGCTTCAGCTTGAAGCGGGTCGTCTCCCCGGCGGTGATGGGCACCATCAGCAAGCGCTTCTTGCCGTCCGGCCCCTTGAGCGTCAGCTCGTGGTTCCCCACGGGCAGGGCCAGGTTGAACATGGGCGTGCGGCCCAGCCGCTTCGCCCCCCGGAAGACCTCCGCCTCCGGCAGCACCACCAGGGTCAGCTTGCCCCGGCCCCTCGCCGCGGGGCGGGCGCTCGCCGTCTCCTTGGGAGGGGCGTCCGCCGCTTCCTCGCCGCCCACGGCCGCCCCCAGGGCCCTCGCGGGCGCCTCCGGGGTGCCGGCGTCGGGGGTGGGCGTGTCATAGCCCGGCACCGGGTAGACGGGCAGGTTCGGGTCATGGCGGGGGAGGGTGCGCAGCGCGCTGGCCGCCTCTTCCTCCACGGTTTCATTCAGCACCTTCGACAGGTGCCAGGCGGCATAGCCACCGCCCACCAGGATGCCCAGCAGCACCAGCCCCCACACCACGTTGGAGGACCTGCTCTCCGGTGCCGGCGGGGTGTCCGGGGCGGCCGCCCTCCGGGGCGCTGGCGCCGCGGGCACCTTGCGCGAGGGCTTGCGCGGCAGGCCCGACACCCCGTTCGACGGCGTGGGGAGGTCCTTGCGCTCGGGGAGGTAGGGCCCGTCGTCGCCGCGCAAGGCGCGCTTCGCGGACGCCAGGATGACGCCGTTGGTGGTGCCGTCCGCGGACTCCAGCATGACGCGCGTGGCGGACATGCGCTCGGCGAACAGCTCCTGCATCAGCGCGGCCCGGTCCGTGGCGTCCAGCAGCAGCCTGCCCGCCGCCGCTTCAATCGCCTTGGCCATGTCCCGGCCGGTGGCGAAGCGCTTCTCGCGGCTGCGCTCCAGCGCCCGCATCACCACCTTGGACACCTCTTCGGGCACGTGCGGGGCCACCGTGGACGGCCAGGGCACGGGCGCGTCGAGAATCTTCATCATCTCATCGCGCTCGTTCCTGCCCGCGAACAGGCGCGCGCCGGTGATGAGCTCGTGCATCATCACCCCGACGGAGAACAAGTCACTGCGGCCGTCCAGCGCCTCGCCCCGCACCTGCTCCGGGGACATGTACCCGGTGGTGCCCTTCACCGTGCCGACGTTGGTGCGCTCCAGGCTGTCCTTCGCCTTGGCGATGCCGAAGTCCAGCAGCTTCACCACGCCGTCGTACGTCACCATGATGTTCTTCTGGGCGACGTCTCGGTGGATGACGGGGCTGGGCGCCCCGGAGGGCGCCGTATAGGTGTGCGCGTAGTGCAGCGCCATGCAGACGTCGCGCGCCACCGACAGCGTGAAGCCCAGCGAGAGCTGGTCATGGCGCTTCAGGCACGCGCCCGTAATCTGGTTCAGGTTCTGCCCGGCGATGAACTCCATGGCCAGGTAGAGCCCGTCATCCTCGCGCCCCAAATCGAACACCTGGGCGATGTTCGGGTGGTTGAAGGCCGCGGTGATGCGCGCCTCGTCCAGGAACATGCGCTCGAACTGCGCGTTGTCCCGCGCGTCCGGCAGCACCCGCTTGATGACCACGTACTTGCGGAAGCCACCCGGCCCGGAGGTGAACCCCAGGAACAGCTCCGCCATGCCGCCCACGGAGAGCTGCGTGACGACCTCATACTTCCCGATGCGCTCGCCCCGATAGAAGTCGATGGGGAAACCCTCCGCCGGCACCCCACTGTCGGGGCGCATCCCGCGCCGGACGATAACAGGCGACAACAGGCCTGTGCGGGCCGGACGTGAGGTGAGGACAGGCCGTCACCCGGGGTGCCTGCCGCGTCCACCGGGAAGCTGTGGATGGCCTGTGGACAGCGGGGGAGCGGCTGTGGAGAAACCCCCGTGTGGATCAACACCTGTGGGTTCCCGGGGATAACCGTCACCTTACCCACATGTAGCAGACTCCAAATTCGTGAGTGTTCCCGCGAGCTTGCTGACTTGTCCCCAAGTCCCGGTCCCCTACTGCCACTACCAATAGATCAATACCTCTATGAACCTTTAGAAGAAGCAGTGGGCGCTGGGGACGAAGTGCCTGTGGAATCTCAAGGCAGCGCCAGGCGCAGCCGTTCGAGCAACGCGGGCAGCCGGGTCAGCAGCTCGCGGTCCATGTCCTCCAGGGCGCCGCGCAGGGCCGCCAGGTCGTCCGGGGCGCGCTCCGCGTTCACCATGCGCTGCAGGACCCGCAGGCGCTGGTTGCGCTGCACCAGGCTGCCCAGGACGTCCTCCAGCTCCTCGGCGAGGACCTCATCCAGGCGCAGGTCGTGGCCGATCAGCTCCCGGAGCTGCTCCACCAGGTACGTGAGGTCCCAGGATTCCGCGTATCCGGCACGGCGCGACATCTCATCCTTGTCCCCGGCGGGCCGCCGGGCTCATTCCAGGGGTTGGGGCCGCAGCAGGCCCACCAGGGTGAGGCGCGAGCGGGACGGCTCCAGCTCCACGCTGACCTGACAGCCGGCCACGTCCAGCCGCAGCGTGTAGGGGAACTCGGGCGGCAACTGGCTCTCCTCCTGCCGGGCCAGGGCGGCCAGGCGGAACAGCTCGGCGAGCAGCTCCTGGCGGGTCTCCGCCGGAAGCCCCTCCACGGCCGCCTGCAGGCCGCGTGGGATGAGCACGGTGAAGGCCTGCGATGACGACGGAACGCACGAGGAGGATGCGGCAGAGGTCATGACGTACCCCGGGTGCCAGAACCGTACCCTTCTCGCTTTCAGGCATTTCGCGCGGTTGCATCCTGTAGCACTGGAACGGCCTGTAAAAAACACTGCCCCGGCACCCGCTGACCCTGAAGTGTTGGGAGGTGGCGCGTCAGGAGGCGGGGGCCGCCACGGGGCCTTCAGGCGCGCGTATAGCCAGGGGGACGGGGGGAGCACGCCATGGCGCACGCGAAGAGGGTGGCCGCCGTCAGTGGCCTCTGGTGGGTGCTGGTGCTGGGGGTGGCGGCCTGCCGGGACGCCCCCTCCCTGTCGGGGGCGGTGGGGCGCCTGCGGCTGTCAGCGCAGCGCGTCGACTTCCCACCGGCCTACCCGGGCACCCGGCGGGAGGCCGAGGTCCGGGTGGTGAATGGCGGCCGGGCCCCGCTGGACGTCACCTGGACGGAGGTGACGCCTCCCTTCTATTTGGAAGCGCCGTTGCCGGCCCAGGTGCTCGTGGGGGAGGTGCCCGTGCGCCTGCGCTTCGCGCCCGAGGCCGAAGGCACCTACGAGGCCACCCTCACCGGCACCGCGTCCGACGGCGGCCAGGTGCGGCTCGTGCTGGCGGGCGAGGCGCGGCCGGTGCCGGAGTGCTTCACGCCCGTGACGTGCGCCACGGCCACCTTCGACCTGGTGGCGGAGGCGTGCGTGGAGTCGCTGCTGCCGGATGGCACCGCGTGCGACCCCGGCAACGCCTGCCTCACCGGCGCCACCTGCCAGGCGGGGCGCTGCCGGGGCGAGGAGCGCGCCTGTGATGACGGCAACGCCTGCACCACGGACGTGTGCCACGTGCTGGACGGGTGCCAGGCGGTGCCGGCGCCCCCCTGCGCGGCGGCGGGGCCCTGCCTGGTGGGCACCTGCGACCCGAAGCGGGGGTGCGTCATGGCCTCCGCGCCGGATGGCACCTTGTGCGGCGGCGCCCGCGACACCTGCGAGGACGTGGACGTGTGCCTGGACGGGGCCTGCGTGAAGCGCGACCTGCCGGAGGGCTTCCCGTGCGCGGCGGCCAGCCCGTGCCAGGCCGCGGGGCAATGCCGCGGCGGCAGGTGCGCGCGGCCGGAGGCCCAACCCCTGACGGTGGACTGGACCTACGACGCCCAGGCGCAAGGGCAGCAGTTGCAGGACCTGCTGGTGGGGCCGGAGGGGGACGTGACGCTGTCGGGCTTCTACGGCACGCCCGTGCTGGACGCGGCGAAGTCACCGGTGCGGGCCTCCAACCCGGCGCGGCGCTGCATGCTGTGGAACGACCGGCTGCTGTGCATGGACATGCCGGTGGACGGGACGGTGTCGCTGCTGGAGCGCACCACCGGGGCGCCGCGGTGGACCTTCACCCTGGGCGACGCGCGGCCGGACTTCCGGGACAGGACGCGGACGCTCTTCCTGGCGCGGCTGGCGGTGATGGCGCCGGACCGGCTGGCGGCCCTCTTCGAGGCCTACCCCGCGGAGGAGCGCAGCGACACGGCGTGCCGCAGGTACTTCCTGGTGGTGCTGGATGCCTTCGGGCACATGGTGTCCGCGCGCGAGCTGACGGACCCGCTGCTGTCCGAGTGCGACCACCCGCACCCCTATGGCCTCGCCTCGGACGCGGTGGGGGACCTCTACGTCGCCTTCGGCCCGACGCGGAACGTGGGCGCGCCGCTGGCCTCGGGGGCGCCCACGCTGCTGATGGCCTTCTCCTCGGACGGGGTGCCGCGCTGGCGGAGGACGGAGTCGCAGCGCGCGGGCGAGCTCGCGGTGGCCAACGGCCTGCTGCTGCCGGAGTGGGGCCTCCAGGCGCTGAGCACCCGGGATGGGACGCCGGTGGGCGCCTCCTTTCCCCAGCAGCTCGGCCGCGTGGTGGCCACCCGCGACGTGGTGGTGCCCAGCGCGCCGGGCACCACGGTGAACGCGGGCACCGCCGGTTCGAGCTCACCCCCCGCCGCCACGCGGCTCACGGGCTTCCGGCTTCCGGACCTGGAGCCGGCGTGGGCGTATTCGCTGAGGGAGGGGCAGCACCTGGCCACCAAGGAGCTCCGGCTGGCCACCTGGCCCGGGGCCGCGGGACTGCCGCCGGAGACGCTGGTGCTGACGCACGCGGTGGCGGCTGACCACCCAGGGCTGCTGGTGGGCGTGCGCGCGCGGGATGGGAGCGAGGCCTTCCAGTGCTCCCTGGACTACGCGCCGCGCACCCTGCCGCAGTTGATGGAGCTGGGGCCCGGCGCCCTGTACCTGATGGAGGGCGCCACGAGCTGCGGTGAGTGCGATCCCCCCTTCGCCAACAGCCAGCCGCGCTTCCTGCGCTTCCGCGCGCCGGGGCTGATGCCCGCGCGTGAGCCCTGGCCCGGCACCTTCGGAGGACCGGGACACGGGCACCATGAGAACACGGTGCGCTGAGCGCGGCCTCTCGCTGTGGAGAACTTGTGGGCGCATCCACCGCCTTGAGCGGCTGCGCGGGCGTAGCGGTTTCCCGCATATCGCGCTGCTTCATGACGCGCCCTGAAAGGAATTCAGTCTGCTGCGCGCCTGCTCACACTCTTCGTGAAGGCGCAACTGCTACGGGTCCTCACCACATCCGGCCTGTCACGGTGCTTGTGAGCGTCAGGACCCGACGGGTGGACAGGCACCGCGCAGCCGATATTCTTCGCCCACCGTAGCGTTGGAGTTCGTGGACGGTATTCCACGGTGCCCACGCGCAGGCCGCCCGGGAAGCAACCCCCTTGTTCCCGGCGCTCGCGTGGAAGGAGTGCGGTTGCCCGGACGACCTTGGAGGTCCGGCGTGCGGCGGCTTCGTGGCATCGTGGGGGGCCCGCTCGGGCCCCGGGTGGAAGTTCCCGGGGCCCGAGAGACCTCGTTCCAGACGTCACTCCAGAGGTTGTTTCAGTCCTTGTAGATGAGCCGCGAGCCGCCGCTGGTGCGCACGTCGCTCTGGCCTGGACGGGAGACGAGCTGGAGGATGCTGCCGCCGGAGGCCTCGCCGGTGACGCGCTCGGAGGCGTCCACCTCCACGCGGGAGCCGCCGCTGGCCTCGGTGTCCAGCGTCTTGACGCCCTTCACGTCCAGGGCGCGCACGGCGGAGCCGCCGCTGGCCTCGGCGTCGAACTCCGTCGCCCGGCCCGCCAGCGTCACCTGGGAGCCGCCGCTGGCCTCGGCCTCGACCTTGCGCGCGTCCACGCCGCGCACGGTGACGATGGCGCCGCCGCTGGCCTCGACGTCGAAGTCCTCCGCGCGCGTGGCGTCCGCCTCCACGTGGCTGCCGCCGCTGGCGCTGATGCCCTCCACGCGCGGGTTGGAGACGTAGAGGCGGACGTTGCCGCCCCGGAACCCGCTGAAGGTCCTCTTGGCCACGCGGGTCTTCAGCGTGCCGTCGTCGTCCACCTCCAACTGGATGCGGGACAGCAGCTCCGCCGGCCCCTCCAGGCGCACGGACTTGGGGCCGACCTTCACCTCGGCGCGGATGCCGTGGCTGACGGACACCTCGTTGAAGTCGGGCACCTCCCGGACGTCACCCCGTCCCTGCGCGGACGCATTGGCCTGGGAGTCCTGGGCGTGGGCGCAGGCACCAAAGAGGAGGAGGGAGGCGACGATTGAGACGCGGGCGGGGGACATGAGCACGCTCCATTGGGAAAGGGGTCCGTGACACGGACTCCGACGTGCTCAAGGTACGCATGCCTTCGGAACCGATTGCCTGCCCTGAAGTTCAGGGGTCCGAAAGCAGGCTCAAGGGGCCCCGGACGGAGGTCGTCTCGCCGGGCTTGATGTCCACGGGGACCTGATGCGCCTTGGAGGTGGCGTCCACCAGCTTCAGCGTGTGCTGGCCCGCGGGCAGCTTCACCTTGAACAGCGGCGTCTTGCCCAGGTCCTGGCCGCCGAGGAAGACCTGCGCCCTGGGCTCGGTGACCAGGGTGAGGAAGCCGGGCTCGCCCGCCGGTATGTCCTCCGAGCTGGACGGCGCCTTGCGTGGAGACGAGGTCACCATCCTGCTCCGCTGGGTTGAATTGCGGACGCGCTTGAAGGTGCGGGGCTCCTTGGGCGGGGCTTCGTCCAGCACCGGGGCCCGGTCCGTCAGCGGGGCGGGGGCCACATCCCCCGCGGCCTCCAGGGACGCGATGCCGCCGGAGGCCGGGGACGCCGTTCTATCCTTCACGGGTGCGTCCACCGGCGTGTCCGTGCCCGCCGCCACCGTGTCGCCCGCGTTCCCCGGTGCGGGCGTGTTCGTTACCGTCGCGCGCTTGTTGTCGTCCGCGTTCCCCGGAGCGGGCGTGTCCGTTCCCGTCGCCACCTGCTTGCCGTCCGCGTTGCCCGGAGCGGGCGTGTCCGTGCCCGTCGCGCGCTTGTTGTCGTCCGCGTTCCCCGGAGCCGGCGGGGTGCGTGTCCCGGAGCCGGCTTGAGGATCCGGCGGCGCACCCTGGCCGAGCAGGGGCTCCAGCCGGGAGGACACGACGCCCCCGTCCAGCTTCAGCACCACCGCCGCGGCGCCCAGCGCCAGCATGCCCACCACCGCGGTGAGCGCCACCCAGGCCTTGCCCCGCCGAGGCGGTGGCCGGAGGTGTGTCGAGCGCGTGGCTCTGGCGCCATCGCCTCGGCCCATCACCGTGGACTCTTCGTCCTCCTCGTCGTGCAGGTCGCGGACGCGGACGGGCAGGGTGGTGTGCTCGGCCGACATGCTCCTGCGCCGGACAGGAACGGAGCGGCGCGGCGCCGCCGACACGGGGAGGGTCGTGTCCTCACCGGCGTCCGGTGGCGGCACCGGCATGCGAATCATCGCCGTCTGGAGGTCGCGCTCCACCGGAGGCGGCGTGGGGGCGGCGCGCAGGCCATCCTGGGTGCGGGGCGCGCGGGCGCGGGGGGCATCCTCCGCCGCGACGCGAGGCGCGGGGAGCTCGGAGGGGGGCACCGCGCGCAGGCCGTCCTGGGTCCGGGATGCGCGCGAACGGGCCTCGGCGCGAGGGGACTCCTCGACGGCCGGCGAAGCCTCCGGCGTGCGGGCCGAGCGGGGCCGAGGGGCGTCGTCCACGGATGGAGAAGCCTCTGGCGTGCGCGAAGCCCGGCTCCGCGTGGCGTCGGCGCGAGGCTCCTCGGGCGCGGGAGGCGGCTCGGGAGGCCGCGGCGCGCGGACCTGGGTCTGTTCCCGCGCGACGGCCTGGGCCTCCGCCGTCGCCGCCCGCGCGCTCTGACGCGGGTGGGCCTCAGCCGGGGCCGGGGGAGGGGAGCCCACGTCCCTGCCGGTGCCGGGGAGCTGCGTGCGGACCGTGTGCTCGGGCGGGTGGGCCGGCATCCCCGGCTGGGTGCGCATGTGCTGCACCCCCGAATCCGGCGGAGGAGGCGGCGGCGCCATCGTCTCGGGAGGCGGCGGTGGGGGGCGCGCGTCGGCGGGGGAGGCGCGCGAGGTCAGCCGCTTGCCCGGAGGCGCCTGGAGCACGGCCTTGCGGACGGTGCCGGCGTCGGGGGACGCGGCGGTGGCGCGCCGGGGCGTGGGGGCCGGCGCGGCGCTCCGAGCCGCTCCCGGGCCCCGGTTCGGCGGCTGCACGGTGACGCCGCCGGTGGGCAGCTCGGAGGGCTCGACGCCCATGGCCATCACCCGGGCCAGGTTCACCACGCCGGTGGTGTCCCCCGTCTCGTCCTGCCCGCTCATCAGGAGCTGCCGCGTCTGGTCCCTCCGGTCGGAGAAGAGGCGCAGCATCAGCTCGCTGCTCTGCTCCGGGTGCCAGATGAGGGGCCCCACGGCGCGCTCGATGGCGCGGGCGAACTCCAGCGTGGAGGCGTAGCGGTCCTCGCGGCGCCTGGACAGCGCGCGCAGGACGATGGCGTCCAGCTCCGGCGGCACCTGCTTGTTGGTGCGCGAGGGCGGCGTCACCTCGCAGCGCAGCACCGCGTTCATCATCGCGTCGGCCTGCTTGGCGTAGAACAGCCGCATGCCGGTGAGGCACTCG
Proteins encoded in this window:
- a CDS encoding tenascin-X, encoding MAHAKRVAAVSGLWWVLVLGVAACRDAPSLSGAVGRLRLSAQRVDFPPAYPGTRREAEVRVVNGGRAPLDVTWTEVTPPFYLEAPLPAQVLVGEVPVRLRFAPEAEGTYEATLTGTASDGGQVRLVLAGEARPVPECFTPVTCATATFDLVAEACVESLLPDGTACDPGNACLTGATCQAGRCRGEERACDDGNACTTDVCHVLDGCQAVPAPPCAAAGPCLVGTCDPKRGCVMASAPDGTLCGGARDTCEDVDVCLDGACVKRDLPEGFPCAAASPCQAAGQCRGGRCARPEAQPLTVDWTYDAQAQGQQLQDLLVGPEGDVTLSGFYGTPVLDAAKSPVRASNPARRCMLWNDRLLCMDMPVDGTVSLLERTTGAPRWTFTLGDARPDFRDRTRTLFLARLAVMAPDRLAALFEAYPAEERSDTACRRYFLVVLDAFGHMVSARELTDPLLSECDHPHPYGLASDAVGDLYVAFGPTRNVGAPLASGAPTLLMAFSSDGVPRWRRTESQRAGELAVANGLLLPEWGLQALSTRDGTPVGASFPQQLGRVVATRDVVVPSAPGTTVNAGTAGSSSPPAATRLTGFRLPDLEPAWAYSLREGQHLATKELRLATWPGAAGLPPETLVLTHAVAADHPGLLVGVRARDGSEAFQCSLDYAPRTLPQLMELGPGALYLMEGATSCGECDPPFANSQPRFLRFRAPGLMPAREPWPGTFGGPGHGHHENTVR
- a CDS encoding serine/threonine-protein kinase, which encodes MRPDSGVPAEGFPIDFYRGERIGKYEVVTQLSVGGMAELFLGFTSGPGGFRKYVVIKRVLPDARDNAQFERMFLDEARITAAFNHPNIAQVFDLGREDDGLYLAMEFIAGQNLNQITGACLKRHDQLSLGFTLSVARDVCMALHYAHTYTAPSGAPSPVIHRDVAQKNIMVTYDGVVKLLDFGIAKAKDSLERTNVGTVKGTTGYMSPEQVRGEALDGRSDLFSVGVMMHELITGARLFAGRNERDEMMKILDAPVPWPSTVAPHVPEEVSKVVMRALERSREKRFATGRDMAKAIEAAAGRLLLDATDRAALMQELFAERMSATRVMLESADGTTNGVILASAKRALRGDDGPYLPERKDLPTPSNGVSGLPRKPSRKVPAAPAPRRAAAPDTPPAPESRSSNVVWGLVLLGILVGGGYAAWHLSKVLNETVEEEAASALRTLPRHDPNLPVYPVPGYDTPTPDAGTPEAPARALGAAVGGEEAADAPPKETASARPAARGRGKLTLVVLPEAEVFRGAKRLGRTPMFNLALPVGNHELTLKGPDGKKRLLMVPITAGETTRFKLKLGEIPER
- the gshB gene encoding glutathione synthase codes for the protein MASLTIGFLMDPLESVRVDHDSTFALMLEAQQRGHQVRYFEQGWLRFNGTCAEARMRHVTVRREAGRHFDVLDEAPLPVSALDVLFMRKDPPVDAEFLHATQLVELCGTRPPPVFINEPAGIRDANEKLFSLRYPDLMPDTRVTSELPVLLDFIARNAAGTILKPVDGFAGKGILFLSATDRNARSAVDMLTRGGREAVMAQAYIPESRQGDKRILLVDGEPVGGVLRVPSDDDHRGNMAAGGVPQKAVLTPRDVEICERLKPELVKRGLRLVGIDVLGTYLTEVNVTSPTGLVEANHLDNVCVEARVLDVAERLAAERAAR
- a CDS encoding PHB depolymerase family esterase, whose protein sequence is MLKQRCSRSWPWSRSAGVPLAAWLYAGLVGCGGPVSEAPEPGAEVAEQPQRLLTQVTGFGSNPGNLQMFRHVPSGMPANAPLVVVLHGCTQRAASMEGSGWSAAADVYKFYAVYPQQQSGNNMTSCFNWFEPGDIARDRGEALSIKQMVDTMKATYSVDPSRVYVAGFSAGAYMVPALLAAYPDVFSAGAIHSGGPYRCAESMTAGFNCMSPGVNRAPAAWGDLVRGAYPGYAGPRPRVSIWHGTSDYTVNVMNLTEAMEQWTNVHGIDQTPDTVETVSNFPHKVYRDGAGNALVETWELTGMGHGVAMDAQFQFPGGTGTAACGAVGAYLNDVNLCSVYHQARFFGLLDGGGEPTGDTTPPTVNVTAPANGATVGGTVNVTADAADAVGVTRVEFLVDGEVVSTDSQAPYAFAWNSAAVGNGQHRLGARAFDAAGNQATDNDTVVTVSNTGSPAPVTAQFTSIAAEDGYLKANADGSAAALGFMTNLALGRGTDGKYNRSFLSFDTSGLPDGATVTRAFLTVTYSSGSGDPWSTPAGNTLVIDVKTGTFNAANTEAADWAGAAAASSVAGIERFSAGAKRSGDFSAAGLSAINKAGKTQLRLRFTQAQTATQYLFVRDGANAVLTVVYTP
- a CDS encoding head GIN domain-containing protein, whose translation is MSPARVSIVASLLLFGACAHAQDSQANASAQGRGDVREVPDFNEVSVSHGIRAEVKVGPKSVRLEGPAELLSRIQLEVDDDGTLKTRVAKRTFSGFRGGNVRLYVSNPRVEGISASGGSHVEADATRAEDFDVEASGGAIVTVRGVDARKVEAEASGGSQVTLAGRATEFDAEASGGSAVRALDVKGVKTLDTEASGGSRVEVDASERVTGEASGGSILQLVSRPGQSDVRTSGGSRLIYKD
- a CDS encoding protein kinase domain-containing protein, with product MSGNRLPLAQEARTLGKYEVLCRLSTGGMAEIFLASQRGLAGFHKLVVLKQILPDIRGEEEFVRMFLDEAKVTAAFNHPHIAQVYDLDIADGELFLSMEFVPGATLVEVARACRQANTPIPMGYSLMAVRDTAVALHYAHTFTDPLGRPSPVIHRDVAEKNIMVTYEGVTKLLDFGIAKSLARASRTAVGMVKGTSGYMSPEQIMGEPLDARSDLFSLGVVLHECLTGMRLFYAKQADAMMNAVLRCEVTPPSRTNKQVPPELDAIVLRALSRRREDRYASTLEFARAIERAVGPLIWHPEQSSELMLRLFSDRRDQTRQLLMSGQDETGDTTGVVNLARVMAMGVEPSELPTGGVTVQPPNRGPGAARSAAPAPTPRRATAASPDAGTVRKAVLQAPPGKRLTSRASPADARPPPPPPETMAPPPPPPDSGVQHMRTQPGMPAHPPEHTVRTQLPGTGRDVGSPPPAPAEAHPRQSARAATAEAQAVAREQTQVRAPRPPEPPPAPEEPRADATRSRASRTPEASPSVDDAPRPRSARTPEASPAVEESPRAEARSRASRTQDGLRAVPPSELPAPRVAAEDAPRARAPRTQDGLRAAPTPPPVERDLQTAMIRMPVPPPDAGEDTTLPVSAAPRRSVPVRRRSMSAEHTTLPVRVRDLHDEEDEESTVMGRGDGARATRSTHLRPPPRRGKAWVALTAVVGMLALGAAAVVLKLDGGVVSSRLEPLLGQGAPPDPQAGSGTRTPPAPGNADDNKRATGTDTPAPGNADGKQVATGTDTPAPGNADDNKRATVTNTPAPGNAGDTVAAGTDTPVDAPVKDRTASPASGGIASLEAAGDVAPAPLTDRAPVLDEAPPKEPRTFKRVRNSTQRSRMVTSSPRKAPSSSEDIPAGEPGFLTLVTEPRAQVFLGGQDLGKTPLFKVKLPAGQHTLKLVDATSKAHQVPVDIKPGETTSVRGPLSLLSDP